Below is a window of Humulus lupulus chromosome 2, drHumLupu1.1, whole genome shotgun sequence DNA.
tttgaaaaaaatcagTTGGAATGCAAAAAATGAGTTTCATGCAAAAAATTTGAAACATTTATGTTGTggcattttaaaatcatttaaatacaCTTGTTATAGCAAACACTCTACTAAAAGCACAAaactctaaaaaaaatatatggcaAGTTTTCAAGTTTCAgcataataaacttaaaataatcAGATTGAATGCCAAATATGAGTTTCATGCAAATGTTTTGAAATATTTCTGTTGTGGCATCTTAATATCATTTAAATACACTTGTTAAAGCAAACAAACCACTCAAAAATCAAAAGAATATGACAAGCTTTCTTGAAATTCagcataactaaaaaaaattcagATTGTATGCCAAAAATgagtttcaaaaaaaattcttttgtaacatcttaaaattatttaaatacacatgttagaggaaaaaaaaaaccactagaaattaagaaattaaaaaaaaatggcaaGTTTTTTGGACTTGCTGCAGCAGGGGAtccgaaaaaaaaattaaaacaataaagGCTCAAAAGTAATAACAAACAAAATTAAACAtagtatgtatatataaaaattaagaaaTTAAGTTATTTTTCTACAacatatataagtatatataatgACTGAGAGAAAGAGAGTTCAGATTAGTATAATATTAAAGTGAATCAAACTCAAACAATATTTGCAATAATATTAACACAAATATTTGCCTCCAAGGCTTCTGTATAATTCCTTTCAGTCTCAGAAATCTGATTTTGTGCCTCTATGGTTATTCTCTCAATTTCATCAGAAAATACTGCCTGCAAATGGTTGGCAACTGTTACCAAAAACACCATATATAGCATCAAGGTACCTTTGATTGTAACTCTACACAATCAGCAAAGTCAGCATCCGCTATCAAAAAATAGGAATGATTCAGTTTACattcataatcataaaaaaaagggAATATTATCAGtgtaatgattaaatcaataATATTATCGTGAATATTATATATTCATATACCCTTAGAGTGACTATTTGAGGATGAGGAGTTGATATTATTAATAATTACTCAACATCATGATGTATTTATATTTAGTTATTTATACATTGAATGATTACCCTTAAATGATCCCAACACTGCACATGAATCAGACTACAGACTTTCTTTTTTCTATTTCTGTTAGGAAAATTTGGCCATTGATTAATTTTCCTACAAATCTAACCATGAAAAGCCAATGCTTTTCTGCAACTAGAAAGTGATTCTAGATAGTATATACCATATGCAGTTATACAATTGAATGACTACATCACTTCATTGCAAATCCATTTGAAAGAGAAGAAAAGTTATCAAAATCTtgtcatcattattattataataattttaaataaagttaCCAAATTTAGAAACTGCATCTATATCAAGTCAAAAGAAATCTAAATTCATAGGACTTAAATGCATATTGAATAAGAATTCCAAATCCAATAATTCTATTGCTTAACATCATGAAAAACTAAAACATCACAGCTTGACACCACAGTGTCCAATTGCAAAGCAAGTTTAAAAGCTCCCATCACCAAAAGTTAAAAAAAGGCATACCATATACACATTTTCTTTATTACTCAAACAAGAAGCACAATCATATGAAATGGGAGAGCCAAGATCTCAATCATATTCTTCAATTAAAAACAGAAGAGAAGAAACCAACCTCCTGCATCATCCTTGGCGGCTGCAGTGGAGCCACCCGTTGAGCCTGTGCTACTACGGCGGACCCCAGAAGAAGACAAAGGCTTGGATTTGACAGATGAAGAAGACTTGGAATTGGAGTTAACAGAGAGAGGCCTATCGACCATGAGTGAGCTCCTCTGAGCACCACCATTCCGGTGATTAAAGCCACCAGAAGCAGCCATTGCAAAGAAAGAAAGAGACTTTTCAACAAAAAAGCTTTGGCACCAAAaaagcttaagaaaacacatgagcttaaattaactttttttaattacaaataatttattaatttatttatattttaaaaattataatatatatgtaatattaataagtatatatttttttatacttatttcatacccaaataaattatatatatgtattgtttaaataaattaatatattttaaaatttcaataatataaaacaaattacagaatctttaataatgtatttttataatgacatggtaggtcggttctacacaaccgacctaccatgtcacatgagaagtcatttctcaCACAATCAACCTACCATgtattctaaaaaattattaaaaagatactctaaattattttatgaagttttttattttaaattataagtactattaaattaaaatattttcttgtttataaaaatgaaattaatttttttaattacaaataatttattaatttatttatatttcaaaaattataatatatgtaaaattaataagtatatattttttatacttatttcatacccaaataaattatatatatgtattgtttaaataaattaatatattttaaaatttaaataatataaaacaaaaacaaattagagtatcttcaataatgtatttttataatgacatggtaagtcggttctacacaaccgacctaccatgtcacatgagaagtcatttcccacataaccgacctaccatgtcatctaaaatattattaaagagatactctaaattattttatgaagttttttatttttaaattataaatacaatttaattaaaatattttcttatttataaaaattaaattaacttttttttaattacaaataatttattaatttatttatattttaaaaattataatatatatgtaatattaataagtatatatatttttatacttatttcatacccaaataaattatatatatgtattgtttaaataaattaatatattttaaaatttcaataatataaaacaaattacaatatctttaataatgtatttttataatgacatggtaggttggttctacacaaccgacctaTCATGTCACATGATAAGTCATTtctcacacaaccgacctaccatgtatTCTAACAAATTATTAAAAAGATACTCTCAATTATTTTatgaagttttttattttaaattataaatactataaaattaaaatattttcttgtttataaaaatgaaattaattttttaattacaaataatttattaatttatttatatttcaaaaattataatatttgtaatattaagaagtatatatatttttatacttatttcatacccaaataaattatatatatgtattgtttaaataaattaatatattttaaaatttcaataatataaaacaaattagtGTATCTTTAATAATtcatttttataatgacatggtaggtcggttctacacaaccgacctaccatgtcacatgagaagtcatttcccacacaaccgacctaccatgtcatctaaaaaattattaaagagatactctaaattattttataaagttttttttattttaaattataaatactattaaattattaaaatatatttatttaatttaattcatttatttatttatacttcaaaacattataatgtaatattcataaatataaatttcttacatttatttcatacactaatagcttacatatatatatatatttatagtttaaataaattaacatcttttaaaattcttataatgtgacatgataagtcggttcacATAGTAGTGACCTACCATGTCAGCAAGgtaggacatggtaggtcggtctaCACAGAACTAACCTACCATgacaacatggtaggtcggttttgCATGAACCGACCTATTATGTCTTCTACAAGCATGGGAGGTCGATTCTCGTGCAACCGACGTCCCATGCTTACCTTTGAcatacatgataagtcggttctgTATAAACCGACTTATGAAAATGTGTTAAGTCAGTTTAAGCGGAACCGACCTCTCATTGCCGATGACTGATGTCCAAATTGTAGTAGTGAAAGTGCAAGGACGGTGatatgacacttgtgccaccattcatgtaacttatgatTGAGAAATCTTCAAGACATTTGAAGAGACAAAAGATGgccatgaaatccaaatggggaATACGCATAGATCCAAGGTAATGGGAAAGGACAACGTGGATCTCTTCTTTACATCCAAAAAGAAAGTCCTTCTTACAAATGAGTTGTATGTTTCGGATATGAGTATAAATCTTATAAGTGGAAACTTGTTGAGAAAATTGGGCATCAAAGCAGTGTTTGAGTACGGTGAGCTAATTTTTTCCAAAGGAAACTACTTTATGGGAAAAAGGTTTATTTGTGATGGTATAATTAAATTATGTACTCAAGACTCCAATTTTGACAATAATACGTCTACATCTTCATGTTATATGCTTGGCTtaaattctattactttatggcataatagacttgatCATATAGGTTATAGTACAATTACAAGAGTTACTAAATGTTGTTTAGTTCTATATAATGATGttaagcatgataaatgtgaacttgtgttaaatctaaaatggttaagaaacTTTATCATAGTGTTGAAAAAGAAactaatttgttagatttgatagatagtgatttatgtgaattgaatggaataataaCTAGAGGTAGACATAGATAATGTATTACCtgtattgatgattgttctaggttcacatatgtttacttgcgtaagaataaggatgaagcctttagcatgtttaaaatttataaagtcgaagttgaaaatcaattggaaaagataAGCAAAGTAATAAGAAGTGATAGGGGCggtgaatatttttttaatgaattaaAATTGCTTTGTGAAATggatggtataatacatgaatgtacaacccttTATACACccaaacaaaataaatacaagagAGAAATAATAGAACATTTGTAGAAATGATAAACGCTATGCTTTTGGATGCAAATTTGAGTATTGCATTATAGGGAGAAGTCTTGCAATccacttgtcatattctaaatcaAATTCCTTTAAAGTAGAATCAAATTTTaccatatgatatatatatatatatacatggaaAGGAAAGAGACCCAACCTAGagttgggagagagtgagattacaccacctcaataataagaatctacacacaattaTCCTTGATAAAGACCAACAAAAGATTGACATAGAGGATGCAAACCCTAGTTTTTAACAAAAACTATTGGATCTTCTTGATGGGTTCAAACTCTTGCTATAACACCACTTGAACTTCTTCTTCTTTAAGAAAAcacaaccaaggcttatacatgtatcaccctacttccttagagccgttactaagtgagtttaaaacgtgctattaactcgctaatcgaggttttagggtAAAAGTGTAGctaactgtaataaaagtcacataatttgaaaatgtaatcattcattgaaaactacaaagcgttatacatttgggatcccaaaatactgtttagaaatatttacaatttaaaatatgattaaagtcgactaaacaacaaaatttggattaatataaatgtctcccaaaaataccccaacttgtggcagccaggcaggctgaacatgtacacgtcacttcacactctccgtactcatggttgatcgaccttttctttgcccttacctgcaccatagagcaaccgtgagccgaagcccataaagaaaactccacacaagcaatcaacatatgcataactatcaattggCATATAATAAagctgccaacaggctaaacacataacgaccatgccgtcccaggcactttactagGCCTTGGGTTTGCAGTCTATACCGTGTGGATGTCCTAGGTATccaagaagggtctcaccctagagACTCCCACTCTGCGTGCTTAACACCACTcccagccccttgtcgtactcggccttgcactccacatgcttgacgccgttctcggccacttgccgtacccggccttgccgttctcgaccttcaccatttccggcccttgccgtacatttacagatatgcaacacatagcataaacttaacaaacaCTTAAGCAAATaaaagcatacacaatagggctacgccctacatcataatcatatagggtcgtgccctgcaacacaaattATACGGCCACGCcatgctctatgggtacaacaattttcttacctgtatcccaagctACCTGAGCACCGTGAtcacgagcacaatcctctaacccgagccttgaagaagTCCTACTCACAACGCATGAAAAAAATTCAactatcaagttctaatccattaaatagcttcaAGACATAACTCTAGCCTCCAGGtgcttggtttctaccaaactgggtagtagaaaccttcccgaggCCTAACGTTCAaattcccaagctaaaaaccctcaatttgccaaaaatccacttttgggccgcggcccagccccctTTAAGCGACATGGCGTGCCCCAAAACAAAGGCGAAATGCCTCACAACTGACAGActcgggccgcggcgcctgggaaaTTCTTCGAAGCCCCTCTGGCCTAAAAACTCAAGCGGGCCGTGGCGTTGATGAATAGGGGCGCGGCGCGAGCTCGAAACCTAGAAATCCCATGTAAATTTTACGAGCTAACTTCCCTGAAAATCATTCTAAACACACCCCAACAACagaattgactcccacaatcatcctaatacactttaagcagcacTAGAGCCCCAAGAACTATGCCATAACTttatcaaactcaaaatcaaaacttaagtttgaacctagaagaaaacTCTTAAAACATGGCAGGAATTCATTAAAACCAGAGCAAAGAACCTTACCTTAAGGATGGTTTTGACCCTCAGCTGTCTATAATCCTGCTCCTAGCTTTGATTCCCCAACTCTCAGCCTTAAATTCAAAGCTTTCTCCTCAAAAATCCCCATAACCTTCCAAGCCTCAagagagtgagagggagagagagtttcAGCTTCTTTTTCTTTCCAATCCCTTACTTCTAGTGACTTCCTTAGATCCCCTCAGCCTACCCAAACCATGTATATCCTTACCAAAAGACCCAATTGCCCCTTAAATTTATCCTAACCTCTTAGGTAacccaagggaaatttagtcatttttCATACCCCGTTAAGTCCCCGATTATTCCTATAAATCTCTGTTAATCCCGACGTGTCCAAATCGTTACCaaattactacctgttactcaataattcccgaacacatataatattcccaaaatacccctaggctcctctcgagccgggtatgaccccgttgtgaatttctagctgaatcgctccctaggactatctcggatcgtgcatcacatatatatcaccactcacacgtggtaaagatcacaataatcataaatattgcatttatgcccttaacgggctaaaattacaaacatgcccctaataaccaaatgggaccCACATACATAtctaattcacctaaacatgcatttctaatcacatactcatcaaattcaccagttaatataataaatcacttattgccccccaggcacgctaatcaaggccctaagccttgttagcaaattttgggatgctacaactatcccctccttacagaagtTTCATCcacgaaattacctgaacaaatCGAGATAccactcccgcatatctgattcaagttcacacgtcgcctcctcaatcttgttgttcctccacaacactttcaccaaggcgatggtcttgctccgcaagactttatccttccggtcgagaatctgaactggcttctcctcatatgataaatcctggtctagctccaagttctcataactcagtacatgcatAGAATATGATACGTACCtttggagcatggacacgtgaaaaacatcatgaacccctaatAGAGCTAGAGGCatggccaacctgtaagctacctctccaacccattccagaatctcaaaggggccaacaaacctagggctcaacttgccccgaacaccaaaccgtttcactcctcttaaAGGTGAAACACTAAGGAATACAaaatcaccgacttgaaactctacgctcctgtgtTTCAAGTTCGAGTAACTCTtgtggcgactctgggaggcgagcattcaagctctaatcttttcaatcgcctcattggtcctctgaaccatatcaggacccaagtatctcctctcacccatctcatcccaatggatagttgatctgcacttcctcccatatagcatttcgtacggagccactccgatagtcgcctgataactgttattgtacgaaaattcaatcaaagggagatacttactccaagatcccccaaagtctagcacacaggcCCGTAGCATATCTttcagtatctgaatcatcctctcagactgtccatctgtctgaggatgataagtggtactaaaccacaactgcgtacccatagccttctgcagactctcccaaaacatggaggtgaaggtggggtccccgtcggatactatcgacctcggagcctcatgaagtcgaacaatttccttcacataaagctcagaatactgctccacagtataagtagtcctgacaggtaaaaatgggcagacttggtatacctatccacaattaccCACACTGAAtaatgttgtcccacggtcttcgacaaaccaaccacgaagtacatggtgatatcctcccacttccactctggaatccccagaggctgcaacagccctactggcctctgatgttcagcctttacctgctgacaagttaagcacttggccacataatccaccacgtctctcttcattcccgaccaccaatacaaagctcttaaatcttgatacatctttgttgtgcttggatgtaaagaatagggagtggtatgagattcatccaagatctctcgccggatatcagaatccattggaacacagatctgacccttgtacttcagtagtcccatctccAAAATAGAGAATTCCTTAGCTGCTCCAactaagacactctctctgtgccctctcaactgggaatccttcccctatgCTTCCTTGATcatctcaaggagtgtagactgaagggtgatgttggctaattgaccaaccaccaactctctacccgctctagtcatctcctcagttAACTTATCAGATATTTGCTTCGAACTGAACAATTATtctgggcccttctgactcaatgcaacaactactacattagccttcccaggatgctataggatatcacagtcataatcctttatgaattccagccaccatctctggcgcatattcaaatccttctgagtaaagaagtacttcaagcttttatggtcagtgtatatctctcACTTctaaccatacagataatgtctccaaaccttaagtgcaaataccaccattGCCAACTCTAGGtcgtgcgtgggatatctctgctcgtaatCCTTTAgctatctcgatgcataggctatcacctttccggcttgcatcagcacacaccctaaaccctgtctagaagcatcacaataaaccacaaacttctcattgtctgttggcagactcaacactggagtGGTGATCATCTTCCGCT
It encodes the following:
- the LOC133816342 gene encoding kinesin-like protein KIN-UA, which codes for MAASGGFNHRNGGAQRSSLMVDRPLSVNSNSKSSSSVKSKPLSSSGVRRSSTGSTGGSTAAAKDDAGADADFADCVELQSKEWELSMA